A genomic window from Streptomyces sp. NBC_00234 includes:
- a CDS encoding GlsB/YeaQ/YmgE family stress response membrane protein has product MGWLWAIIVGLVLGLIAKAILPGKQEIPLWLTTVFGIIGSVLGNAVATWIGVNDTKGIDWTRHVLQLIGAVAVVGVGDMLWTSIRSGRQRT; this is encoded by the coding sequence ATGGGCTGGTTGTGGGCAATCATCGTGGGCCTGGTGCTCGGTCTGATCGCGAAGGCGATCCTGCCCGGGAAGCAGGAGATCCCCCTCTGGCTGACGACCGTGTTCGGCATCATCGGCAGCGTCCTCGGCAACGCCGTCGCGACCTGGATCGGTGTCAATGACACCAAGGGAATCGACTGGACGCGCCACGTGCTCCAACTCATCGGCGCCGTGGCCGTGGTCGGTGTGGGAGACATGCTCTGGACCTCGATCCGCAGCGGAAGACAGCGGACCTGA
- a CDS encoding DUF3099 domain-containing protein yields the protein MRKRSGAEVFRITGARQGLAEDVRGRQRRYVISMSVRTVSVVLSAVLWNVERHVAIVALALGVLLPYVAVVIANAGRENATSLPSTFVPAPVLPALEAAPVAGPAKAEGEAGPAGETPRPHAHG from the coding sequence ATGCGGAAGCGGAGCGGCGCGGAGGTCTTCCGTATCACGGGGGCGCGCCAGGGTCTCGCCGAGGACGTGCGGGGCAGGCAGCGGCGCTATGTGATCTCGATGTCCGTGCGGACCGTCTCGGTGGTCCTGTCGGCCGTGCTGTGGAACGTCGAGCGGCATGTGGCCATCGTGGCGCTGGCCCTGGGTGTGCTGCTCCCCTACGTGGCGGTCGTCATCGCCAACGCGGGCCGGGAGAACGCCACTTCACTTCCTTCGACCTTCGTTCCCGCGCCGGTGCTGCCCGCTCTGGAGGCCGCTCCGGTGGCGGGTCCGGCGAAGGCCGAAGGGGAAGCGGGACCGGCCGGGGAGACCCCTCGTCCGCACGCGCACGGCTGA